A stretch of Suncus etruscus isolate mSunEtr1 chromosome 9, mSunEtr1.pri.cur, whole genome shotgun sequence DNA encodes these proteins:
- the LOC126017730 gene encoding olfactory receptor 5F1-like yields MSINNYTSVTEFILLGLADTLELQLILFLLFSVIYAVTVLGNLGMILLIRIDSQLHTPMYFFLANLSFVDVCYSSTITPKMLADLLREKKTISFAGCFLQIYFFIALATTECILFGLMAYDRYVAICNPLLYSLVMNPTVCLKMAAGAITAGLLNSAVVTSNISSLPFCGSNVIHHFFCDSPPLIKLACSDTHLIESLIFIVAGVNMIGALLVILTSYSYVLFSIFRMHSGEGRHKALSTCASHLTALILFYSTSIYTYLKPSDSYSLNQDKVASVFYTMVIPMLNPLIYSLRNKEVKKALRNVMTRKRIFSFL; encoded by the coding sequence ATGAGCATAAATAATTATACTTCAGTGACTGAGTTCATCCTGCTGGGACTAGCAGATACGCTGGAGCTACAGCTTATCCTATTTTTGCTTTTCTCAGTGATTTACGCAGTTACAGTTTTGGGGAATTTAGGAATGATTCTTTTAATAAGGATTGATTCTCAACTTCACACACCCATGTATTTCTTCCTGGCTAACCTTTCCTTTGTGGATGTTTGTTATTCGTCTACCATCACTCCAAAGATGCTGGCAGACTtattaagagagaagaaaaccatCTCCTTTGCTGGCTGCTTCCTACAAATATACTTCTTTATAGCCTTGGCCACAACAGAATGTATTCTCTTTGGGTTAATGGCCTATGACCGTTACGTGGCCATATGCAATCCACTACTTTACTCTTTGGTTATGAATCCCACAGTCTGCCTTAAAATGGCAGCAGGGGCTATTACAGCAGGCTTGTTGAACTCCGCAGTTGTTACCAGTAATATAAGCAGCTTGCCATTCTGTGGTTCCAATGTCATCCATCACTTCTTCTGTGACAGTCCTCCTCTTATCAAGCTCGCATGTTCTGATACACACCTCATCGaaagtcttatttttattgtagctGGTGTAAATATGATAGGAGCTCTGCTTGTTATTCTCACCTCCTACTCTTATGTTCTCTTCTCCATCTTTAGGATGCACTCAGGGGAAGGGAGGCACAAAGCATTGTCCACCTGTGCCTCTCACCTGACAGCTCTAATTCTATTCTATTCCACCTCCATCTATACATATCTGAAACCTAGTGACAGCTACTCCCTCAATCAGGACAAAGTGGCTTCAGTCTTCTACACAATGGTGATCCCCATGTTGAATCCTCTCATTTATAGCCTCAGGaataaggaagtaaagaaggCTTTAAGAAATGTAATGACCAGGAAAaggatcttttcatttttatga